In a genomic window of Pseudomonadota bacterium:
- a CDS encoding ATP-binding protein has product MVIEVADNGPGIPPDLLPEGLFEPFKTSKDGGSGQSASGRRKGLRQASGAG; this is encoded by the coding sequence GTGGTGATTGAAGTTGCCGACAATGGCCCGGGAATTCCGCCAGATCTGCTGCCCGAGGGCTTGTTTGAGCCCTTTAAAACCAGCAAGGACGGGGGCAGCGGGCAATCGGCCTCTGGCAGGCGAAAAGGATTACGGCAAGCCTCGGGGGCAGGATGA